Within Pseudomonas sp. LBUM920, the genomic segment GCTGCAAGGCACCAACATGGTGTTCATCACCACCGGCATGGGCGGCGGTACCGGTACCGGTGCGGCCCCGATCATTGCCGAAGTGGCCAAGGAAATGGGCATCCTGACCGTTGCTGTCGTAACGCGTCCGTTCCCGTTCGAAGGTCGCAAGCGCATGCAGATCGCCGACGAAGGTATCCGTCTGCTGTCTGAAAGCGTTGACTCGTTGATCACCATTCCCAACGAGAAACTGCTGACCATCCTGGGCAAGGACGCAAGCCTGCTGTCCGCATTTGCCAAGGCTGACGATGTACTGGCCGGTGCCGTTCGCGGTATCTCCGACATCATCAAGCGCCCAGGCATGATCAACGTCGACTTTGCCGACGTACGTACCGTGATGAGCGAAATGGGCATGGCGATGATGGGCACTGGCTGCGCCAGCGGTCCGAACCGTGCACGTGAAGCCACTGAAGCGGCGATCCGCAACCCATTGCTTGAAGACGTGAACCTGCAAGGCGCACGCGGCATCCTGGTGAACATCACCGCCGGTCCTGACCTGTCCCTGGGTGAGTACTCCGACGTGGGTAGCATCATCGAAGCCTTCGCTTCCGAGCACGCGATGGTCAAAGTCGGTACCGTTATCGATCCGGACATGCGTGATGAACTGCACGTGACCGTGGTTGCTACCGGCCTGGGCGCAAAAATCGAGAAGCCTGTAAAGGTCATCGACAATACCGTTCACACCGGCCACAACAGTCACGCCAGCCAGCAAGCTGCCGCTTCAGCGCCTGCGCGCCAGGAACTGCCGTCGGTGAACTACCGTGATCTGGACCGTCCGACCGTGATGCGCAACCAGGCTCAGGCCGGTGCTGCGGCGTCCCGTAGCCCGAATCCGCAAGATGATCTGGACTACCTGGACATCCCGGCATTCCTGCGTCGTCAGGCCGATTAATGGAATGTATCAGGGCTATGAAGGTGATTGGTGTTCAGCAAAGGTCTGGTCTGTTATTATCGCCAGCCTTTGTTGATACCAGTTCGCAATTTGCGCTGAAG encodes:
- the ftsZ gene encoding cell division protein FtsZ; the protein is MFELVDNIPASPVIKVIGVGGGGGNAVNHMVKSNIEGVEFICANTDAQALKSIGARTILQLGTAVTKGLGAGANPEVGRQAALEDRERIAEVLQGTNMVFITTGMGGGTGTGAAPIIAEVAKEMGILTVAVVTRPFPFEGRKRMQIADEGIRLLSESVDSLITIPNEKLLTILGKDASLLSAFAKADDVLAGAVRGISDIIKRPGMINVDFADVRTVMSEMGMAMMGTGCASGPNRAREATEAAIRNPLLEDVNLQGARGILVNITAGPDLSLGEYSDVGSIIEAFASEHAMVKVGTVIDPDMRDELHVTVVATGLGAKIEKPVKVIDNTVHTGHNSHASQQAAASAPARQELPSVNYRDLDRPTVMRNQAQAGAAASRSPNPQDDLDYLDIPAFLRRQAD